The Montipora capricornis isolate CH-2021 chromosome 1, ASM3666992v2, whole genome shotgun sequence genome contains a region encoding:
- the LOC138050190 gene encoding keratin, type II cytoskeletal I-like: MEMDEMHRKILDDHRRYLIRNLEPMKLLPYLNTVLDESDRQEIEQEPTVEKKVVKLLDMLPKRGPDAFDAFIKALEEKQKFIARCLKQETDGSCSRCVELEEELYFVTSDRDSITEENLILDKEVLKMSKRIEEISQDHEQEKQTLQEDLQILKKSLADQSERVAEESTKHVQAIKDLQLKNEKLRDTINQKITEISEITKLLATGQAALKNISEQLGQTNQNLASEKEKVKEDTGNLAAVSEEEKEIMEQIDSLQNERHNHDKHTGNGELEGQRIMQRRSVDLLHPRRSDTD, encoded by the exons ATGGAGATGGATGAAATGCACCGTAAAATCTTGGACGATCACCGGCGCTACCTCATAAGAAACCTGGAACCCATGAAGTTATTACCATATTTGAACACCGTTCTAGACGAATCAGACCGTCAGGAAATAGAACAGGAGCCTACTGTAGAGAAAAAGGTTGTCAAACTGTTAGATATGTTACCCAAGAGAGGGCCAGATGCTTTTGACGCGTTTATAAAAGCTTTAGAAGAAAAGCAGAAGTTTATAGCTCGCTGTTTAAAGCAAGAAACAG ATGGGTCTTGCTCTCGCTGCGTGGAACTGGAAGAAGAGCTTTACTTCGTAACAAGTGACAGGGATTCAATCACAGAAGAGAACCTAATTTTGGATAAGGAAGTTCTGAAAATGAGCAAGAGAATTGAAGAGATAAGTCAAGATCatgaacaagaaaaacaaacctTACAGGAAGATCTTCAAATCTTGAAGAAAAGTCTGGCAGACCAGTCTGAGCGGGTTGCAGAAGAGAGTACGAAACACGTTCAAGCGATAAAAGATCTCCAACTGAAGAACGAAAAGCTAAGGGACACGATAAATCAGAAAATAACCGAAATCAGTGAGATTACCAAACTGCTAGCAACAGGACAAGCGGCATTAAAGAATATATCAGAACAGTTGGGGCAAACAAATCAGAATCTGGCGAGTGAAAAAGAGAAGGTGAAGGAAGATACAGGAAATTTGGCAGCAGTCAGCgaggaagaaaaggaaattaTGGAGCAGATTGATAGCTTACAAAATGAACGCCATAATCACGATAAGCACACGGGTAATGGGGAATTAGAGGGTCAGCGGATTATGCAAAGACGTAGTGTGGATTTGCTCCACCCTCGAAGAAGTGACACAGATTAA
- the LOC138050266 gene encoding CDGSH iron-sulfur domain-containing protein 3, mitochondrial-like: MGDFSPIGTSFDISNSAKSPYQVTLVEGKKYFWSQCGLSKKQPFCDGRYKTTSFQPVQFVADETSSEVFLCGCKRTSTPLFCDGSHVSEEVQSALIS, encoded by the exons ATGGGAGATTTTTCACCTATTGGTACTTCTTTCGACATCTCCAACAG TGCTAAGTCTCCTTATCAAGTCACGCTCGTGGAGGGAAAGAAATATTTCTGGAGCCAGTGTGGGCTGAGCAAAAAACAG CCTTTTTGTGATGGGCGTTACAaaacaacctcatttcaacCGGTGCAATTCGTAGCTGACGAAACCAGTTCAGAAGTCTTCCTTTGTGGCTGTAAACGAACAAGCACGCCGCTGTTCTGTGATGGCTCGCATGTGTCTGAAGAAGTCCAGTCAGCTTTGATCAGTTAA
- the LOC138050249 gene encoding COMM domain-containing protein 3-like, translated as MDLSSVATEGISLCGDSSRVGDRAFRSLVQVTLDILLKKKNEESLTDDEDIASVDVASLKQGYAGLVTLVLEAVKMDSDSPTISSVLEDCKWTSDKIEYFSKYFQECKPELEALLSRTGSSYPHIVDVDWRLDYYIKNNQMEKVNQPTYLITLKTEESGKSHGKDVQFSCSMEQLQDLVGKLKDACKSIEKAAVI; from the exons ATGGACCTAAGTAGTGTGGCAACTGAAGGAATCAGCCTTTGTGGGGATTCTTCCCGAGTAGGGGATCGTGCTTTTCGGAGCCTGGTGCAAGTAACACTCGATATTCtgttaaagaaaaagaatgagGAATCTCTCACAG ATGATGAAGATATCGCTAGCGTTGATGTTGCATCATTAAAGCAGGGATACGCTGGTCTAGTTACCCTTGTGTTAGAAGCCGTCAAGATGGATAGTGATTCGCCCACTATAAG TTCTGTGTTGGAAGACTGCAAGTGGACCAGTGATAAAATAGAATACTTCTCCAAATATTTCCAG GAATGTAAACCAGAGTTGGAAGCTCTACTCTCAAg GACTGGAAGTTCATATCCTCATATTGTTGATGTGGATTGGAGATTAGACTATTATATAAAG AATAATCAAATGGAGAAAGTGAATCAACCCACCTATCTTATCACATTAAAAACTGAG GAATCGGGAAAATCGCATGGAAAAGATGTCCAATTTTCCTGCTCCATGGAACAGCTACAG GATTTGGTTGGAAAACTGAAAGATGCATGTAAAAGTATCGAGAAAGCAGCTGTGATTTAA